In the Flavobacterium acetivorans genome, one interval contains:
- a CDS encoding SDR family oxidoreductase: MSYTDKMLRDDALKGKVIVVTGGGSGLGKAMTKYFLELGAKVAITSRDLEKLKNTATELEAETGGSCLPLQCDVRHYEEVENMLQAVLKTFGKVDVLLNNAAGNFISPTERLSANAFDTVIDIVLKGSKNCTLAFGKHWIDTKQTSATVLNIVTTYAWTGSAYVVPSATAKAGVLAMTRSLAVEWAKYGIRTNAIAPGPFPTKGAWDRLLPGDLAEKFDMSKKVPLKRVGDHQELANLAAYLVSDFSAYVNGEVVVIDGGEWLKGAGQFNLLEAIPEELWDQLEMMIKAKKNK; encoded by the coding sequence ATGAGTTATACCGATAAAATGCTACGCGATGACGCCCTAAAAGGAAAAGTAATTGTGGTTACTGGAGGCGGAAGCGGCTTAGGAAAAGCAATGACCAAATACTTCTTAGAATTAGGTGCCAAAGTCGCCATTACATCACGAGATTTAGAAAAATTAAAAAATACGGCAACAGAATTAGAAGCCGAAACTGGAGGCAGTTGTTTACCGCTTCAATGCGATGTTCGTCATTATGAAGAAGTAGAAAACATGCTGCAAGCAGTACTGAAAACCTTTGGAAAAGTAGATGTTTTATTGAACAATGCCGCTGGAAATTTCATTTCACCAACCGAAAGACTATCAGCCAATGCCTTCGATACCGTAATTGATATTGTCCTTAAAGGATCCAAAAACTGTACATTGGCCTTTGGAAAACATTGGATTGACACCAAACAAACCTCGGCCACAGTTTTGAATATTGTAACTACTTATGCTTGGACTGGATCCGCTTATGTTGTGCCAAGCGCCACTGCCAAAGCCGGAGTTCTTGCCATGACCCGAAGTCTTGCCGTAGAATGGGCAAAATACGGCATCCGTACTAATGCCATTGCCCCAGGGCCATTTCCTACCAAAGGTGCTTGGGACAGATTATTGCCGGGAGATTTGGCCGAGAAATTTGATATGTCCAAAAAAGTACCATTAAAGCGTGTGGGAGATCATCAGGAATTAGCTAATTTAGCGGCTTATTTGGTATCTGATTTTTCTGCTTATGTAAATGGTGAAGTGGTGGTTATTGATGGTGGTGAATGGCTCAAAGGTGCAGGACAATTCAATTTATTGGAAGCCATTCCAGAAGAACTTTGGGATCAACTGGAAATGATGATAAAAGCGAAAAAGAATAAATAA
- a CDS encoding methylmalonyl-CoA mutase subunit beta → MNSNLFEDFDPVSSKQWKQKIQFELKGADYNETLIWNSPEDIKVKPFYHKDEFTKSIPVATKATDFKICQNIFVFDIDKSVERALDTLNRGAESLRFTIEDENIDIAALLEKLPLKTVPVYFNFNFFSIDFVQKIDAIARQKEIKIFYNIDPIGQLAREGNWFVTSEKNNFDSLNTLCTAIPNSSIISVDSSLYQNAGANMVQQIAYSMAHVNEYFNRIPIINQPIVFEIAVGTNYFFEIAKLRAFRLLFNLIAKEYNHNLDCHLLVSPSKRNKTLYDYNVNMLRTTTECMSAILGGADAVVNLPYDSLYHKDNEFGDRIARNQLLVLKNESYFDKVNNPADGSYYIETLTKQLAEKALALFKDIEASGGFLKQLNEGIIKRKIQENADKEQELFDSGKEVLLGTNKYPNKDDRMKHNLELFPFVKIKPRKTLINPIIEKRLAEKKEQERLDLE, encoded by the coding sequence ATGAACAGTAATTTATTCGAAGATTTCGATCCCGTTTCTTCCAAACAATGGAAACAAAAAATCCAGTTTGAGCTCAAAGGTGCGGATTATAATGAAACCTTAATCTGGAATTCTCCAGAGGACATTAAGGTTAAACCTTTTTATCATAAAGACGAATTTACAAAATCGATTCCGGTTGCCACAAAAGCCACAGACTTTAAAATTTGCCAAAATATTTTTGTTTTTGATATTGATAAATCAGTAGAAAGAGCTTTGGACACTCTAAATAGAGGTGCCGAAAGTCTTCGTTTTACTATTGAGGACGAAAACATAGACATCGCAGCACTTCTTGAAAAACTTCCTTTAAAAACGGTACCTGTTTACTTCAATTTCAACTTTTTCTCAATCGATTTCGTTCAAAAAATTGACGCTATTGCAAGGCAAAAGGAAATAAAAATATTCTACAATATAGATCCCATTGGGCAATTGGCCCGCGAAGGCAACTGGTTTGTTACAAGCGAAAAAAACAATTTCGATTCACTAAACACACTTTGTACCGCGATTCCTAACAGCTCGATTATTAGTGTTGATTCTAGTTTGTATCAAAATGCCGGCGCAAACATGGTGCAACAAATAGCCTATAGCATGGCGCATGTCAATGAATATTTTAACAGAATTCCAATTATCAACCAGCCAATTGTTTTTGAAATTGCAGTAGGGACAAATTATTTTTTTGAAATTGCAAAACTGCGCGCGTTCCGATTATTATTCAATTTAATTGCCAAAGAATACAACCACAATCTAGATTGTCATCTTTTAGTTTCTCCAAGCAAACGCAACAAAACATTATACGATTACAATGTAAATATGCTCCGTACCACTACCGAGTGCATGTCGGCAATATTAGGCGGAGCAGATGCAGTTGTCAATTTACCTTATGATTCTTTGTACCATAAAGACAATGAATTTGGAGATCGAATAGCCAGAAATCAATTATTGGTACTTAAAAACGAAAGTTATTTTGACAAAGTAAACAATCCCGCAGACGGAAGTTATTATATTGAAACATTGACCAAACAATTAGCCGAAAAAGCATTGGCCTTATTCAAAGATATTGAAGCAAGCGGTGGATTTTTGAAACAATTGAACGAAGGAATTATTAAAAGAAAAATCCAAGAAAACGCTGATAAAGAGCAGGAACTTTTTGATTCCGGGAAAGAAGTGCTATTGGGAACCAATAAATACCCCAACAAAGACGACAGAATGAAACACAATCTGGAACTCTTTCCTTTTGTAAAAATCAAACCCCGAAAAACATTGATTAATCCGATAATTGAAAAACGATTGGCGGAGAAAAAAGAACAAGAACGTCTGGATTTAGAATAA
- a CDS encoding peptidoglycan-binding protein LysM — MIKKWYFYTSLTIIIAFLSSGFKPLRIDTNEWFLIKNTDGIRYLFPSLEEDDYTNLNIPFTGNLFIGFKEAIAFKESEGKYKKINSLGYMGKYQFGKETLKSVGIHDSTLFLRSPKMQERAFVALLSKNKALLQDVIDKYDGKVVNGILVTESGILAAAHLGGAGSVKRYFKNNGKKYIRDAYGTSIRSYMKAFGGYDTSLIVANVNAIASLN, encoded by the coding sequence ATGATAAAGAAGTGGTATTTTTATACAAGTTTAACTATTATTATAGCTTTTTTAAGCTCCGGTTTTAAACCCCTTAGAATAGATACTAACGAATGGTTTCTAATAAAAAACACAGATGGAATTCGATACTTATTTCCATCACTTGAAGAAGACGACTACACAAATTTGAACATCCCTTTCACCGGAAATTTATTTATTGGTTTCAAAGAAGCAATAGCTTTCAAAGAATCTGAAGGTAAATACAAAAAAATTAATTCACTTGGTTATATGGGGAAGTACCAGTTTGGTAAAGAAACCCTGAAATCTGTTGGGATACATGATTCTACTTTATTCTTGAGAAGCCCTAAAATGCAAGAAAGAGCTTTTGTGGCGCTTTTGTCAAAAAATAAAGCTCTTCTACAAGATGTTATTGATAAATATGATGGGAAAGTAGTAAACGGAATCCTGGTTACTGAGTCTGGAATTTTGGCTGCAGCCCATCTTGGAGGTGCTGGTTCCGTAAAAAGATACTTTAAAAATAACGGAAAGAAATATATTAGAGACGCTTATGGAACTTCGATAAGAAGTTATATGAAAGCATTTGGAGGATATGATACTTCATTAATTGTGGCTAATGTTAATGCAATTGCGAGTCTAAATTAA
- a CDS encoding DUF2279 domain-containing protein, producing MKKITKTLWLLLFAILCFNITWGQSGINNFLKPSDSLNVARRNAVIITESILFIGGVIQISKPFDGDHLNTKFHLANDKGVSLGMDKAAHIFVSYHIGSLGANTLQWSGVSKKNQLIYGAGIGFAFLTTVEILAGFSYDNGTSYGDIIANGAGTSLFVSQELLWKEQRIIPKFSFETTDFFSLSPGQMKSRVTSEFDEQTFWMSINLYSFFKSSRIPKWLNLAVGYGSEGVDSKYKILDKKNEQPAGSYRQIYLSFDVDLTKIETKSHFLKSVFYCFNTLKIPAPTLEYSRREGVKGHVLHF from the coding sequence ATGAAAAAAATTACTAAAACATTGTGGTTATTACTTTTTGCCATTTTATGTTTTAATATTACTTGGGGTCAGTCAGGAATTAATAATTTTTTAAAACCATCAGACTCACTTAATGTTGCCCGACGTAATGCAGTTATTATTACAGAAAGTATTCTTTTTATTGGAGGAGTAATTCAAATAAGTAAACCTTTTGATGGAGATCATTTGAATACTAAGTTTCATTTAGCTAATGATAAAGGGGTTTCTTTAGGGATGGATAAGGCGGCTCACATTTTTGTTTCCTATCATATTGGAAGCTTGGGAGCAAATACATTACAATGGAGTGGTGTGAGCAAAAAAAATCAGCTGATTTATGGTGCAGGAATAGGGTTTGCATTTTTAACAACCGTAGAAATTTTAGCTGGATTTTCTTATGATAATGGAACTTCTTATGGAGATATAATTGCTAATGGTGCAGGAACATCATTATTTGTCTCTCAAGAGTTGTTATGGAAAGAACAACGGATAATTCCCAAATTTTCGTTTGAAACAACCGATTTTTTTTCTCTATCACCAGGGCAAATGAAATCAAGGGTCACAAGTGAATTTGACGAGCAAACTTTTTGGATGTCAATAAATTTATACTCCTTTTTTAAAAGTTCCAGAATTCCTAAGTGGTTAAATTTAGCTGTAGGTTATGGTAGCGAAGGGGTGGATTCAAAATACAAAATTTTGGACAAAAAAAATGAACAACCAGCGGGATCATACCGCCAGATTTATTTGAGTTTTGACGTTGATTTAACTAAAATTGAGACAAAATCCCATTTTTTAAAATCCGTTTTTTATTGTTTTAACACCCTGAAAATTCCAGCACCAACGTTAGAATACTCACGTAGAGAGGGGGTTAAGGGACATGTTTTGCATTTTTAG
- the scpA gene encoding methylmalonyl-CoA mutase, which translates to MIRNDLKHIQLDNQKSKTSDQAPLTEGFLTAEGIELESTYSEKDIENLNHLDFGAGFAPNLRGPYATMYVRRPWTIRQYAGFSTAEESNAFYRRNLAAGQKGLSIAFDLPTHRGYDSDHERVVGDVGKAGVAIDSVEDMKVLFDQIPLDEMSVSMTMNGAVLPIMAFYIVAAEEQGVKPEQLSGTIQNDILKEFMVRNTYIYPPTPSMKIIADIFEFTSKKMPKFNSISISGYHMQEAGATADIELAYTLADGLEYIRTGLATGMKIDDFAPRLSFFWAIGMNHFMEIAKMRAGRMIWAKLVKQFNPKDDKSLALRTHCQTSGWSLTEQDPFNNVARTCIEAAAAAFGGTQSLHTNALDEAIALPTDFSARIARNTQIFLQEETKITKTVDPWGGSYYVESLTHEIAENAWKLIEEVEELGGMTKAIEAGIPKLRIEEAAARKQARIDSGQDIIVGVNKYRLEKEDPLHILDVDNQMVRKQQLEQLDRIKASRDNEKVQESLKKLILCAQTGEGNLLEFAVDAARNRTTLGEISDALETVFGRYKAQIKSFSGVYSKEIKDDKSFEKAKQLADTFAKQEGRRPRIMIAKMGQDGHDRGAKVVATGYADVGFDVDIGPLFQTPAEAAKQAVENDVHILGVSSLAAGHKTLVPQVIQELKKYGREDIMVVVGGVIPAQDYQYLFDAGALAVFGPGTKISEAAIQILQILIGD; encoded by the coding sequence ATGATCAGAAATGACCTCAAACATATTCAATTAGACAACCAAAAGTCGAAAACCTCAGATCAAGCTCCTTTGACCGAAGGATTTTTAACGGCTGAAGGTATTGAACTCGAGTCCACTTATTCCGAAAAAGATATTGAGAATCTCAATCATCTGGACTTTGGAGCTGGCTTTGCGCCAAATTTACGCGGCCCTTACGCAACAATGTATGTCCGCCGACCTTGGACGATTCGCCAATATGCCGGATTTTCTACCGCAGAAGAAAGCAACGCTTTTTACAGAAGAAATTTGGCGGCAGGCCAAAAAGGATTATCCATCGCTTTTGATTTACCCACCCACCGCGGCTATGATTCTGATCATGAACGTGTAGTGGGCGATGTAGGAAAAGCAGGTGTTGCCATTGACTCGGTCGAAGACATGAAAGTATTGTTTGACCAAATTCCATTGGACGAAATGTCAGTTTCAATGACCATGAATGGTGCCGTTTTACCTATTATGGCTTTCTATATTGTGGCTGCCGAAGAGCAGGGTGTAAAACCAGAACAACTTTCCGGAACCATACAAAACGATATCCTCAAGGAATTTATGGTGCGCAACACCTATATTTATCCGCCAACTCCATCGATGAAAATCATTGCCGATATATTTGAATTTACGAGCAAAAAAATGCCCAAATTCAATTCGATATCCATTTCCGGCTATCACATGCAGGAGGCGGGAGCGACAGCTGATATCGAATTAGCCTATACCCTTGCAGATGGATTGGAATACATTAGAACGGGATTGGCCACGGGAATGAAAATAGATGACTTTGCTCCTCGCCTGTCCTTTTTTTGGGCTATAGGCATGAACCATTTTATGGAAATTGCCAAAATGCGTGCCGGAAGAATGATTTGGGCCAAATTGGTAAAGCAGTTCAATCCAAAAGACGATAAATCCTTAGCATTAAGAACCCATTGCCAAACTAGCGGCTGGAGTCTAACAGAACAAGATCCGTTTAATAATGTCGCTCGTACCTGTATTGAAGCGGCGGCGGCGGCTTTTGGCGGAACACAGTCTTTGCACACAAACGCTCTTGATGAAGCCATTGCCTTGCCGACGGATTTCTCTGCAAGAATTGCCCGAAATACCCAAATCTTTTTACAGGAAGAAACTAAAATTACAAAAACGGTGGACCCCTGGGGCGGAAGCTATTATGTAGAAAGCCTAACCCATGAAATTGCCGAAAATGCCTGGAAGCTGATTGAAGAAGTAGAAGAACTAGGCGGTATGACCAAAGCCATCGAAGCTGGGATACCAAAACTTAGAATCGAAGAAGCCGCAGCCAGAAAGCAAGCCCGTATTGATAGCGGACAAGATATTATTGTAGGTGTCAACAAATACCGACTGGAAAAAGAAGATCCTTTGCACATTTTAGATGTTGATAACCAAATGGTGCGCAAACAACAGTTGGAACAACTCGATCGTATCAAGGCGAGCAGAGATAATGAAAAAGTACAGGAATCACTAAAAAAATTAATCCTTTGTGCCCAAACCGGAGAAGGAAATTTATTGGAGTTTGCCGTAGACGCTGCCAGAAACCGAACTACTTTGGGAGAAATCAGCGATGCCTTAGAAACAGTTTTTGGAAGATACAAAGCACAAATTAAATCCTTTAGCGGCGTGTATAGTAAAGAAATTAAAGACGACAAAAGCTTCGAGAAAGCCAAACAACTAGCCGATACCTTTGCCAAACAAGAAGGCCGTCGCCCTAGAATTATGATTGCCAAAATGGGACAAGACGGTCATGATCGTGGTGCCAAAGTAGTGGCCACAGGTTATGCCGATGTAGGTTTTGACGTGGACATTGGTCCCCTTTTTCAAACTCCTGCCGAAGCCGCTAAACAAGCCGTGGAAAATGACGTTCACATCCTTGGAGTTTCCTCTCTCGCTGCGGGACATAAAACCTTGGTTCCTCAGGTGATTCAGGAATTAAAAAAATACGGTCGTGAAGATATTATGGTAGTTGTGGGAGGCGTTATTCCTGCCCAAGATTATCAATACCTATTTGATGCTGGAGCGTTAGCAGTTTTTGGCCCAGGTACAAAAATTAGTGAAGCCGCTATACAAATATTGCAAATTTTAATTGGAGACTAA
- a CDS encoding FtsB family cell division protein, whose translation MKNPYKDKPWFKFMSNKYIWVLLFFTTWMLFLDNYSYFDHRILDNQINELEDNKEYYQQEIKKDEEQIKQLKNPEQIEKYAREKYYMKKDSEDIYIIEFEGDSIVKK comes from the coding sequence ATGAAAAATCCTTACAAAGACAAACCTTGGTTTAAATTCATGAGTAATAAATACATATGGGTTTTACTGTTTTTTACGACTTGGATGCTTTTTTTGGATAACTATTCCTATTTTGACCATCGTATTTTAGATAATCAAATAAATGAACTTGAAGACAATAAAGAATATTATCAACAAGAAATAAAGAAGGACGAAGAGCAAATTAAACAGCTCAAAAATCCGGAACAAATAGAGAAATATGCCCGCGAAAAGTACTATATGAAAAAAGACAGTGAAGACATTTACATCATAGAATTTGAAGGTGACAGCATCGTAAAAAAATAA
- the udk gene encoding uridine kinase — MLIIGIAGGTGSGKTTVVHQIMNELPEAEVGIISQDSYYKENHGLSFDERALINFDHPRAIDFELLVEHLKELKAERNINQPVYSFVTHNRTDDTIFTHPRKVMIVEGILILANAELRELFDIKVYVHADSDERLIRRLKRDIAERGRDMEEVLNRYQTTLKPMHEQFIEPTKAFADIIIPNDKYNTVAIDIVRAVINQKIL, encoded by the coding sequence ATGCTCATCATAGGGATTGCAGGCGGAACGGGAAGCGGAAAAACAACCGTAGTTCATCAGATTATGAATGAATTACCGGAAGCGGAAGTTGGTATTATTTCACAAGATTCCTACTATAAAGAAAACCACGGCCTATCATTTGACGAAAGAGCCCTAATCAATTTTGATCATCCGCGCGCGATTGATTTCGAGTTGTTAGTCGAACATTTGAAGGAATTAAAGGCCGAAAGAAACATAAACCAACCCGTTTATTCTTTTGTGACTCACAATAGAACAGATGACACTATTTTTACGCACCCTAGAAAAGTGATGATTGTTGAAGGTATTTTGATTTTGGCTAATGCTGAACTGAGAGAGCTTTTTGACATCAAAGTCTACGTGCATGCAGATTCTGACGAAAGATTAATTCGCCGTTTGAAACGGGACATTGCTGAACGCGGTCGTGATATGGAAGAGGTTTTAAACCGTTATCAAACCACATTGAAACCAATGCATGAGCAATTTATAGAGCCTACAAAAGCATTTGCCGACATCATCATCCCGAATGATAAATACAATACCGTTGCAATCGATATTGTTCGTGCGGTAATAAATCAAAAAATTCTATAA
- a CDS encoding YybH family protein, whose protein sequence is MRNKIFKGGLVLMIITLMIACQKKETPMVAVDLEGVKTEIQALEDGFAKAFNEKNADGIMYYSEDAISYSNEKMPLMGKKAIHESIKEELKNFPKGAKIAFKTNEVHVSNDGNQVVEIGGYQVMDSTNTKMMSGNFISLFEKKDGKYVCIRDMANSDMPKPAK, encoded by the coding sequence ATGAGAAACAAGATTTTTAAAGGAGGATTAGTCCTAATGATTATCACTTTGATGATTGCCTGCCAAAAGAAAGAGACTCCTATGGTCGCTGTTGACCTAGAAGGAGTAAAAACTGAAATTCAAGCACTCGAAGATGGCTTTGCCAAAGCTTTTAATGAAAAAAATGCTGATGGAATCATGTATTATTCAGAAGATGCAATCAGTTATTCTAATGAAAAAATGCCTCTGATGGGCAAAAAAGCCATTCATGAATCCATAAAAGAAGAATTAAAGAATTTTCCTAAAGGAGCAAAAATAGCCTTTAAAACTAATGAAGTCCATGTCTCAAATGACGGAAATCAAGTCGTGGAAATTGGCGGATACCAAGTTATGGATTCAACTAACACAAAAATGATGAGCGGAAATTTCATCAGTCTCTTTGAGAAAAAAGACGGCAAATACGTTTGCATTAGAGATATGGCCAATTCTGATATGCCTAAACCGGCTAAATAA
- the mltG gene encoding endolytic transglycosylase MltG → MNFKKIISIVSIVLVTGLIVYGFILVKQIFSANTKFVENEVYVYVPTDANYEAVKKIVSPYVENIDRFEMVANKMSYPENVKSGRFLFTKGMNSYALVRAMRSNIPVKLAFNNQERLENFAGRVGSQIEADSLSLLTSFKDSIFLKENGFNEENVLAMFIPNTYEIYWNTSAVKFRDKMIKEYRNFWNSERVAKAKVQGLTPIEATILASIVHKESVKKDERPRIAGVYLNRLRLGMPLQADPTVIYAIKKRDNDFDQVIKRVFYNDLTMVSPYNTYVNTGLPPGPIAMPDITALEAVLAPEKNDFIYFCASVERFGYHEFAATLKEHNVNAKKYSDWINSQGVKR, encoded by the coding sequence TTGAACTTTAAAAAAATTATTTCAATAGTATCAATTGTTTTAGTCACCGGATTAATCGTTTACGGATTTATTTTAGTCAAACAAATTTTTTCGGCTAACACTAAATTTGTTGAAAATGAAGTTTATGTTTATGTGCCAACGGATGCCAATTATGAAGCTGTTAAAAAAATAGTTTCGCCTTATGTCGAAAATATAGATCGGTTTGAAATGGTGGCAAATAAAATGAGTTATCCTGAAAATGTGAAATCTGGACGTTTTTTATTCACAAAAGGAATGAACAGTTATGCATTAGTGAGAGCCATGAGGTCTAATATTCCTGTAAAATTAGCCTTCAATAATCAAGAACGTTTAGAGAATTTTGCTGGTCGCGTTGGTTCGCAAATCGAAGCAGATAGTTTGTCATTACTTACTTCTTTCAAGGATTCTATTTTTCTGAAAGAAAATGGTTTTAATGAAGAAAACGTTTTGGCCATGTTTATTCCTAATACTTATGAAATTTACTGGAACACATCAGCAGTGAAATTTCGTGATAAAATGATCAAGGAATACCGTAATTTCTGGAATTCTGAACGTGTTGCTAAAGCAAAAGTACAAGGACTAACTCCCATTGAAGCCACGATATTAGCCTCAATTGTTCATAAAGAATCGGTTAAAAAAGACGAAAGACCGAGAATTGCGGGAGTTTATCTGAATCGATTGAGATTGGGTATGCCACTACAGGCAGATCCTACGGTGATCTATGCCATTAAAAAAAGAGACAATGATTTTGATCAAGTTATTAAAAGAGTTTTTTATAATGACTTAACAATGGTTTCACCATATAATACTTATGTAAATACAGGACTTCCTCCTGGACCTATTGCTATGCCAGACATAACAGCATTAGAAGCAGTTTTGGCTCCAGAAAAGAATGATTTTATTTATTTCTGTGCTAGTGTAGAACGTTTTGGGTACCATGAATTTGCTGCTACTTTGAAAGAGCACAATGTAAATGCTAAAAAATATTCGGATTGGATCAACAGTCAAGGTGTAAAAAGATAG
- a CDS encoding methionine aminotransferase yields MSKLPNIGTSIFTLMSKMAAEYSAINLSQGFPNFPVDERLTDIVAKLAKENVHQYLPMSGYTPLLSRIAALVEKSYARIIQPESEILVTAGATEGIFASIQALVQMNDEVIILDPSYDCYEAPILLSNAIPVRVALNDDYTPNWEKIEKACSPKTKMIIINNPHNPTGKILSESDFEALEKLLQKHPEIIVLSDEVYEYITFEKKHISAHTRSQLLNRCVMVSSFGKTFHVTGWKVGYLVAPEHLMKEIKKVHQFLVFSVNSISQVAISNYLDFVSVEEIGSFYQEKRDYFRKLLRTSRFELMPSEGTYFQVASYAAISNENDVDFCKRLIIEHGVAAIPISTFYADGKDLHLIRFCFAKDDETLEQAAKKLCAI; encoded by the coding sequence ATGTCAAAACTTCCCAATATTGGTACGAGTATTTTTACGCTAATGTCTAAAATGGCGGCTGAATACAGTGCGATAAATCTTTCGCAAGGATTCCCAAATTTCCCGGTAGACGAACGCTTAACGGATATTGTCGCCAAACTAGCCAAAGAAAACGTGCATCAATATCTGCCAATGTCTGGTTACACGCCTTTATTGTCCAGAATAGCTGCTCTTGTCGAAAAATCCTATGCAAGAATTATTCAACCAGAAAGTGAAATATTGGTCACTGCAGGTGCTACAGAAGGAATTTTTGCCAGCATTCAAGCATTGGTACAAATGAATGACGAAGTAATTATTCTAGATCCCAGTTATGATTGCTATGAAGCCCCCATTTTATTAAGTAATGCGATTCCCGTACGTGTAGCTTTAAATGATGATTATACCCCAAATTGGGAGAAGATTGAAAAAGCCTGTTCGCCAAAAACCAAAATGATTATCATCAATAATCCGCATAATCCAACAGGGAAAATTTTGTCCGAATCGGATTTCGAAGCTTTAGAAAAATTGCTTCAAAAACATCCTGAAATCATTGTACTTTCGGATGAAGTCTACGAATACATCACTTTTGAGAAAAAACACATTTCGGCTCATACTCGCTCGCAACTTTTAAATCGTTGTGTAATGGTTTCCTCTTTCGGAAAAACATTTCACGTTACAGGCTGGAAAGTGGGCTATCTGGTAGCTCCTGAACATTTGATGAAAGAAATCAAAAAAGTACACCAATTTTTAGTTTTTAGCGTCAATAGTATTTCTCAAGTGGCAATTAGTAATTATTTAGACTTTGTTTCTGTTGAAGAAATTGGAAGTTTTTACCAGGAAAAACGAGATTATTTTAGAAAATTACTCCGAACAAGCCGATTTGAATTGATGCCTTCCGAAGGAACCTATTTTCAAGTAGCTTCTTACGCAGCCATTTCAAATGAAAATGATGTGGATTTTTGCAAAAGGCTGATTATAGAACATGGAGTTGCCGCCATACCAATTTCTACTTTTTATGCTGATGGAAAAGATTTGCATTTAATTCGTTTTTGCTTTGCTAAAGACGATGAAACATTGGAGCAAGCCGCAAAAAAATTATGCGCCATTTAA
- a CDS encoding DUF2279 domain-containing protein: MKPADSLNVKRENTLIITETALASVALIGLNQLWYADYPKSKFHFKNDNVEWLQMDKAGHFYSSYQLGRLGAEMMQWSGATQKKQLLYGAGMGFAFLTAVEVLDGFSSEWGASAGDIVANASGTALYVSQELIWNEQRMVPKFSFHTTHYAKYRPTVLGSSLAEQLLKDYNGQTYWLSINLHSFYKKSKIPKWLNLAIGYGAEGMISGNAANEDLFSAPKTESFRQLYLSFDVDLTKIETQSHFLKTVFTVFNTLKIPAPAIEFQQFNRIKAHFIYY, translated from the coding sequence TTGAAACCAGCAGATAGCCTGAATGTCAAAAGGGAAAATACACTTATTATAACCGAAACTGCTTTGGCTTCGGTTGCTTTAATTGGTTTAAACCAATTATGGTATGCAGATTACCCAAAATCCAAATTTCATTTCAAAAATGATAATGTTGAGTGGTTGCAAATGGATAAAGCGGGGCATTTCTATTCGTCCTATCAATTAGGGAGATTGGGTGCTGAAATGATGCAATGGAGCGGTGCGACCCAAAAAAAGCAGTTGCTTTATGGAGCAGGCATGGGATTTGCTTTTTTGACAGCTGTTGAAGTTTTGGATGGTTTTTCATCTGAGTGGGGGGCTTCGGCCGGTGATATAGTTGCAAATGCATCAGGAACAGCTTTGTATGTTTCACAAGAACTAATCTGGAATGAACAACGCATGGTACCTAAATTTTCATTCCATACTACCCATTATGCCAAATATAGGCCTACTGTTTTAGGAAGCTCTCTAGCCGAACAGTTATTGAAAGATTACAATGGACAAACGTATTGGCTTTCGATAAACTTACATTCTTTTTATAAAAAATCTAAAATACCCAAATGGCTCAATCTGGCGATAGGATATGGCGCCGAAGGGATGATTAGCGGCAATGCCGCAAATGAAGATTTGTTTTCGGCTCCCAAAACGGAAAGTTTTAGACAGCTGTATTTGAGTTTTGATGTAGACTTGACTAAGATAGAAACTCAATCTCATTTTTTAAAAACAGTGTTCACAGTGTTTAATACTTTAAAAATTCCTGCTCCAGCAATTGAATTTCAGCAGTTTAACCGAATTAAAGCTCATTTTATCTATTATTAG